In Salinisphaera sp. T31B1, the following are encoded in one genomic region:
- a CDS encoding HAMP domain-containing sensor histidine kinase: MNWPRLTGRLGFGLKARLRWLRVRVIAAMEQSAAYSRPNMQLFALVAVIAHPVYYLCWTELSPQPFESVWLRAFSIVIALPMLFEPYVSNAGLWRGRITLYWFLIVVYQLPFFFVFMSLMNGFSTVWALSTMAACLFTVLLVFDWLMVFGVAIAGAAAAAGCFWAIGGSFADQADELIALAPIYLFALIGGSIFNYKAEIVAREKLGAITSAVGTIAHELRTPLLSIRSGARGLQTYLPALFEGYELARDKGLPVPPVRTAHLRQMHSVLERINGETEYTNVILDMLLINASRTTIDTSTFDVVRIGACVEGALARYPFHSDRERTLVSWEKGTDFAFHGSQLLMIHLLFNLLKNALYFLAQADRGDIRIWTERSPAGAHRLHFRDTGPGIDPDVLPRIFERFYSAMPRGQGTGIGLAFARLVMESFGGDIRCHSALGRYTEFVLSFPALENHEHG, translated from the coding sequence ATGAACTGGCCACGACTGACCGGCCGGCTCGGCTTTGGTCTGAAGGCCAGACTGCGCTGGCTTCGAGTGCGCGTGATCGCGGCCATGGAACAGAGCGCGGCCTATTCGCGCCCGAACATGCAACTTTTCGCGCTGGTAGCGGTGATCGCGCATCCGGTCTACTACCTCTGTTGGACCGAACTCAGCCCGCAGCCATTCGAAAGCGTCTGGCTGCGGGCATTCAGTATCGTGATCGCGCTGCCGATGCTGTTCGAGCCGTATGTATCCAACGCCGGGCTATGGCGCGGACGCATCACGCTGTACTGGTTCCTGATCGTTGTCTATCAGCTGCCGTTCTTCTTCGTGTTCATGTCGTTGATGAACGGTTTCAGCACCGTCTGGGCGTTATCGACCATGGCCGCCTGTCTGTTCACCGTCCTGCTGGTTTTCGACTGGCTGATGGTCTTCGGCGTCGCTATTGCCGGCGCGGCTGCGGCGGCCGGCTGTTTCTGGGCGATCGGGGGATCGTTCGCTGACCAGGCCGACGAACTGATCGCATTGGCACCGATCTATCTGTTCGCCCTGATCGGCGGCAGCATCTTCAACTACAAGGCCGAAATCGTGGCTCGGGAAAAACTCGGCGCGATCACGTCGGCGGTCGGAACCATCGCCCACGAACTGCGAACGCCGCTGCTGAGTATCCGCAGCGGGGCGCGCGGTCTGCAGACCTATCTGCCGGCGCTGTTCGAAGGCTACGAACTGGCACGCGACAAGGGGCTCCCCGTGCCGCCGGTGCGTACTGCGCATCTGCGCCAGATGCACAGCGTACTCGAGCGCATCAACGGCGAGACCGAATACACCAACGTCATACTGGACATGCTGCTGATCAATGCCAGCCGGACGACCATCGATACGAGCACGTTCGACGTGGTGCGTATCGGCGCGTGTGTCGAAGGCGCGCTCGCACGGTATCCGTTTCATTCGGATAGAGAGCGTACCCTTGTCTCTTGGGAGAAGGGCACAGATTTCGCTTTCCATGGATCCCAGCTGCTGATGATCCATCTGCTGTTCAACCTGCTGAAGAACGCATTGTACTTCCTTGCCCAGGCCGACCGCGGTGATATCCGGATCTGGACCGAACGCAGCCCGGCCGGCGCGCATCGTCTGCATTTTCGCGATACCGGGCCCGGCATCGATCCGGATGTGTTGCCCCGTATCTTCGAACGGTTCTATTCGGCCATGCCGCGCGGGCAGGGTACCGGTATCGGGCTGGCCTTTGCGCGACTGGTAATGGAGAGCTTTGGCGGCGATATTCGCTGTCATTCGGCGTTGGGACGCTACACTGAGTTCGTATTGAGCTTTCCGGCCCTGGAGAATCATGAGCACGGCTGA
- a CDS encoding ABC transporter ATP-binding protein/permease: MWQHRLRVGIALALLIGAKGATVALPVVLKHIVDTLDAGENAHVYLPVALLLAYGALRLASVLFGQLRDLVFGRVNERAMRQIALNVFEHLHALDLDFHLSRRTGGLSRDIERGIGGISFMLRFMLFNIVPTFLEIALVAGILMIYYSAWFAVIVLVSVVIYVTATALLTEWRTQHVRESNRLDASANTRAVDSLINYETVKYFGNEHYEARRYDRELSAWEAALRRSRRSLGLLNTIQAVVIAVAITAMMTLASQRVVAGAMTLGDLVLVNAYMIQLFVPLNFLGFVYRELKKSMADTARMFALLDIEAAIADEPGARPLAGRRPRIEFDRVDFGYHADRQILEQVSFVISPGKKVAVVGASGAGKSTLARLLFRFYDVNAGHIRIDDVDIRELTLDSLRNAIGVVPQDTVLFNDSIEYNIAYGAPGADHEAVARAARLAHLDGLIGRLPEGLATVVGERGLKLSGGEKQRIAIARAILKNPAILIFDEATSSLDSHAEQAINTALAELAADHTTLVIAHRLSTVVDADEILVLNGGRVVERGRHAGLLAANGRYAAMWRLQQQTRDDRTSTPASA, encoded by the coding sequence CTGTGGCAGCATCGCTTGCGCGTGGGCATCGCCCTGGCTCTGCTCATCGGCGCCAAGGGCGCGACGGTTGCCTTGCCGGTCGTACTCAAGCATATCGTCGATACGCTCGACGCCGGCGAGAATGCGCATGTCTATCTGCCGGTCGCCCTGTTGCTGGCCTACGGCGCGCTGCGGCTCGCCTCGGTCCTGTTCGGCCAGCTGCGGGATCTGGTGTTCGGGCGCGTGAACGAACGCGCCATGCGCCAGATCGCGCTTAACGTGTTCGAGCATCTGCACGCACTGGATCTGGATTTCCACCTGTCGCGCCGTACCGGCGGGCTGTCGCGGGATATCGAACGCGGCATTGGTGGTATCAGCTTCATGCTGCGATTCATGCTGTTCAATATCGTGCCGACGTTTCTGGAGATCGCGCTGGTCGCCGGCATTCTGATGATCTATTACAGCGCCTGGTTTGCCGTGATCGTGCTGGTCAGCGTCGTGATCTATGTAACGGCGACTGCCCTGCTCACCGAATGGCGCACACAGCACGTACGCGAGTCCAATCGGCTCGACGCCTCCGCCAACACCCGCGCGGTCGATAGCCTGATCAACTACGAAACGGTCAAGTACTTCGGCAACGAACACTATGAAGCCCGCCGCTACGACCGTGAGCTGAGTGCGTGGGAGGCGGCGCTACGCCGGTCTCGCCGCTCGTTGGGCCTGCTGAATACGATCCAGGCGGTCGTGATCGCAGTGGCGATCACGGCCATGATGACGCTGGCCAGCCAGCGGGTCGTTGCCGGTGCCATGACGCTGGGCGACCTCGTGCTCGTCAATGCCTACATGATCCAGCTTTTCGTGCCGTTGAACTTCCTCGGCTTCGTCTATCGCGAACTCAAGAAGTCCATGGCCGACACGGCCCGCATGTTTGCCCTGCTCGATATCGAGGCCGCCATTGCCGACGAACCGGGGGCCCGCCCACTGGCCGGGCGGCGTCCGCGGATCGAGTTCGACCGGGTCGACTTCGGTTACCACGCAGACCGGCAGATACTCGAACAGGTGAGTTTCGTGATCTCGCCGGGCAAGAAAGTGGCCGTGGTCGGCGCCTCCGGCGCGGGCAAGTCGACCCTGGCTCGTCTGCTGTTCCGTTTCTATGACGTCAACGCCGGCCATATCCGGATCGACGATGTCGATATTCGCGAACTGACGCTCGACAGTCTGCGGAATGCCATCGGGGTAGTGCCCCAGGATACCGTGCTGTTCAACGACAGCATCGAATACAACATCGCCTACGGTGCGCCGGGCGCCGACCACGAAGCGGTGGCCCGTGCCGCGCGTCTGGCTCATCTCGACGGCCTGATCGGACGTCTGCCCGAGGGCCTGGCGACCGTGGTCGGCGAACGCGGGCTCAAGCTGTCGGGCGGGGAGAAACAACGGATCGCCATCGCGCGGGCGATTCTCAAGAATCCCGCGATCCTGATCTTCGATGAGGCGACGTCTTCGCTGGACAGCCACGCCGAGCAGGCGATCAATACCGCGCTGGCCGAACTCGCGGCCGATCACACGACCCTGGTCATCGCCCATCGCCTGTCCACGGTGGTCGATGCCGATGAGATTCTGGTCCTCAACGGAGGCCGCGTCGTCGAACGTGGTCGACATGCCGGCCTGCTCGCCGCGAACGGCCGTTATGCCGCGATGTGGCGCCTACAGCAACAAACCCGCGACGACCGGACATCAACGCCGGCGTCGGCGTAA
- a CDS encoding EAL domain-containing protein: MSGIRRPSSELAMHALILGLALCMLVLAWWVTDDAHMVPGALLGLSAVIIAGLSLALCLRDPARAGPEVSRVVNWLRQIDVAGERPPPALSTHARGDAEVAAAVEDVVDQIHRYREKLLVRHQRVQRLLRSVSDVLYHTDRDGRITWVTDTVTEMLGYTAAALEGRSLREVLANPEADYELLTLSPQLSRHPTRCYRQDGSIAWLLISSRRIDDSNGQPIGSEAVCRDGTRLIETQQALNQAKERAQVTLSSIGDGVITTDAMGEVDYLNPRAEQMLGITSAEAVGQAFDAVCQFADVASRISAHTMLRDCLAGGETRQWNESPGADSRTLRDSGDAVKLTIAPIRDAQEAVIGAVIVLHDISRLQQISREMHYQANHDMLTGLPNRRAFEKLLVGFLEDSSTRSIEHALCYLDLDQFKLVNDSCGHNAGDEMLRQLTAQLASKLRAADTMARLGGDEFGVVMRNLSLADAKAKAEVLRAEIDQFRFRWEDKLFRLSASIGVAAIDGSAVSASELLRRADTACYLAKETGRNQVHVYRGDSDETRTRHGDMQRMQLISEALDNDLFVLFAQIIEPADPKGRHERIGVELLLRMRRDNGEIVAPQNFLLTAERYNAASRIDRWVLRHALRLIADARSEHAEIEHYSINISGQSITDEHFVDYARELITSHAIDPRVLVFEITETTAVTNTQRAGELMRTLRALGCRFSLDDFGSGLSSFSYLKHLPSDFIKIDGKLVRNIIDEPVECAIVEAINRVGQAMGLSTVAEHVESAALLEALRRIGVDYVQGYHVARPVPFEQITGLLADREQHTIAGRSSA; this comes from the coding sequence GTGAGCGGCATTCGTCGGCCTTCAAGTGAACTGGCGATGCACGCCCTGATTCTGGGGCTGGCGTTGTGCATGCTCGTACTCGCCTGGTGGGTCACCGACGATGCCCACATGGTCCCGGGGGCCCTGCTCGGGCTCAGCGCGGTGATCATTGCAGGGCTGTCGCTAGCGCTGTGTCTGCGAGACCCGGCCAGGGCCGGGCCGGAGGTCAGCCGTGTGGTGAACTGGCTTCGCCAGATCGATGTGGCGGGCGAACGACCACCACCGGCACTGTCCACCCATGCCCGCGGTGATGCCGAGGTGGCCGCGGCGGTCGAAGACGTCGTCGACCAGATTCATCGCTACCGCGAAAAGCTGTTGGTACGCCATCAGCGGGTACAACGGCTGCTGCGCAGTGTCTCGGACGTGCTCTACCATACCGATCGCGACGGGCGGATCACCTGGGTCACCGATACCGTCACCGAAATGCTCGGCTATACCGCGGCCGCGCTTGAGGGCCGATCGCTGCGCGAGGTCCTGGCCAACCCCGAAGCCGACTACGAGCTGCTCACGCTCAGTCCGCAGTTGTCGCGCCACCCCACCCGCTGCTATCGCCAGGATGGCAGCATCGCCTGGCTGCTCATCTCCTCGCGCCGGATCGACGACAGCAATGGCCAGCCAATCGGCAGCGAAGCCGTGTGCCGCGACGGGACCCGCCTGATCGAGACACAGCAGGCGCTCAATCAGGCCAAGGAACGTGCGCAGGTCACGCTGTCTTCGATCGGCGATGGCGTGATCACGACCGACGCAATGGGCGAAGTCGACTATTTGAATCCTCGTGCCGAGCAGATGCTCGGGATCACATCGGCCGAAGCCGTCGGCCAAGCGTTCGATGCGGTGTGCCAGTTCGCCGATGTGGCCAGCCGGATCTCGGCGCATACGATGCTGCGCGACTGTCTGGCCGGCGGCGAAACCCGCCAGTGGAACGAGTCGCCCGGGGCCGACAGCCGCACGCTTCGTGACAGCGGTGATGCGGTCAAGCTGACGATCGCGCCCATTCGTGACGCACAGGAAGCCGTAATCGGCGCCGTGATCGTGCTCCACGATATCAGCCGACTGCAGCAGATCTCGCGGGAGATGCACTACCAGGCCAACCACGACATGCTCACCGGGCTGCCCAATCGGCGCGCCTTCGAAAAACTGCTGGTCGGTTTTCTCGAGGATTCGAGCACTCGCAGTATTGAGCATGCGCTGTGTTATCTCGATCTCGACCAGTTCAAGCTGGTCAACGACAGCTGCGGACACAACGCCGGCGACGAGATGCTGCGTCAGCTCACCGCACAGCTCGCCAGCAAACTCCGCGCGGCCGACACCATGGCCCGACTGGGCGGCGACGAATTCGGCGTGGTGATGCGCAATCTGTCTCTGGCCGATGCAAAGGCCAAGGCCGAAGTGCTGCGCGCCGAGATCGACCAGTTCCGCTTTCGCTGGGAGGACAAGCTGTTCCGCCTGAGTGCGAGTATCGGCGTGGCCGCGATCGACGGCAGCGCAGTCAGCGCCAGCGAGCTGCTGCGGCGTGCCGATACTGCCTGCTATCTGGCCAAGGAGACCGGCCGCAATCAGGTACATGTCTATCGCGGCGACAGTGACGAAACCCGTACCCGCCACGGCGACATGCAGCGCATGCAGCTCATCAGCGAAGCGCTGGACAACGATCTGTTCGTGCTGTTCGCCCAGATCATCGAGCCGGCCGATCCGAAAGGCCGACACGAGCGTATCGGCGTCGAACTGCTGCTGCGTATGCGCCGCGACAACGGCGAAATCGTCGCCCCACAGAATTTTCTGCTCACCGCCGAACGCTACAACGCAGCCTCACGAATCGATCGCTGGGTACTGCGCCACGCGCTGCGCCTGATCGCCGACGCCCGTAGCGAACACGCCGAGATCGAGCACTACAGCATCAACATCTCCGGGCAATCGATTACCGACGAGCATTTCGTCGACTATGCCCGCGAGTTGATCACCTCGCACGCGATCGACCCGCGCGTGCTGGTGTTCGAAATCACCGAGACGACCGCGGTGACCAACACCCAGCGCGCCGGCGAGCTCATGCGTACGCTGCGTGCACTGGGCTGTCGCTTCTCGCTGGACGATTTCGGCAGCGGGCTGAGCTCGTTCTCCTATCTCAAGCATTTGCCGTCCGATTTCATCAAGATCGACGGCAAGCTGGTACGCAACATCATCGACGAGCCGGTGGAATGCGCGATCGTGGAAGCCATCAACCGGGTCGGACAGGCGATGGGGCTGTCCACGGTCGCCGAACACGTCGAGTCCGCGGCCCTGCTCGAGGCCCTGCGTCGCATCGGCGTGGATTATGTCCAGGGCTATCACGTGGCCCGGCCGGTACCGTTCGAACAGATCACCGGCCTGCTGGCAGACCGTGAGCAGCACACGATCGCCGGCCGATCCTCGGCCTAG
- a CDS encoding lipocalin family protein, with product MRLTSLLMATLACLLTACSVMPPQDFPREEQVDIDRYMGKWYVIAHIPPGPTKNSYNSIERYRQTEPGRIETTFTYREGGFDGEQKTMKPVGTVIDDTGNSVWAMRFYWVLRMQYVISYVDDDYQTTIVARDKRDYVWIMARTPQIDETTYETLVQRVGDLGYDTSKLRRVPQQPLDERSDG from the coding sequence ATGCGCTTAACTTCATTGCTGATGGCCACGCTGGCCTGTCTTCTCACCGCCTGCAGCGTGATGCCGCCGCAGGATTTCCCGCGGGAAGAACAGGTCGATATCGATCGCTACATGGGTAAATGGTATGTCATTGCCCATATTCCGCCGGGCCCGACCAAGAACTCATACAACTCCATCGAGCGTTACCGGCAGACCGAGCCGGGTCGGATCGAAACCACCTTCACCTACCGCGAAGGCGGTTTCGACGGCGAGCAGAAGACAATGAAGCCCGTCGGAACGGTGATCGACGACACCGGGAATTCGGTCTGGGCGATGCGCTTCTACTGGGTATTGCGCATGCAATACGTCATCTCGTATGTGGACGATGACTACCAGACCACGATCGTGGCCCGCGACAAGCGCGACTATGTCTGGATCATGGCCCGTACACCGCAGATCGACGAGACCACCTACGAGACGCTGGTACAACGCGTCGGCGACCTCGGCTACGACACCAGCAAGCTGCGTCGTGTCCCGCAACAGCCGCTGGACGAACGCAGCGACGGCTGA
- the proV gene encoding glycine betaine/L-proline ABC transporter ATP-binding protein ProV: protein MSTKLSIENLFKVFGPRPQAAIERVRAGQTKDQIFADTGMTVGVSDASFEVREGEIFVVMGLSGSGKSTLVRMLNRLIDPSAGTVHIDGQDITRMSRSQLIALRRREISMVFQSFALMPHQSVLDNAAFGLEVAGTTRAERRERALAALDAVGLKANADSYPDELSGGMKQRVGLARALAVNPGILLMDEAFSALDPLIRTEMQDELLRLQSEQARTVVFITHDLDEAMRVGDRIAIMQGGRVIQVGTPEEIVRSPANEYVRSFFRDVDVSHVFSAGDIARRDQVTVIERVGVSLHAALSRLEEHDRSAAVVHDRARRYQGMVSADSLAAAMKRLSPGEEGRIEDALLAEVSPITADTALTDLMAHVAESPWPLPVVDAEGRYCGAISRATLLHTLNRSEQVQS, encoded by the coding sequence TTGAGCACGAAACTATCCATAGAAAACCTGTTCAAGGTATTCGGACCGCGGCCGCAGGCGGCCATCGAGCGCGTGCGTGCCGGCCAGACCAAGGACCAGATATTCGCCGATACCGGCATGACCGTCGGTGTTTCGGATGCCAGCTTCGAGGTGCGCGAAGGCGAGATCTTCGTGGTGATGGGGCTGTCCGGGTCGGGTAAGTCCACGCTGGTGCGCATGCTCAACCGGCTGATCGATCCGAGTGCGGGCACGGTGCATATCGACGGTCAGGACATCACGCGCATGAGTCGCAGCCAGCTGATCGCGTTGCGCCGCCGCGAGATCAGCATGGTGTTCCAGTCGTTCGCGCTCATGCCGCACCAGAGCGTGCTCGACAACGCCGCGTTCGGGCTCGAGGTGGCGGGTACGACCCGTGCCGAACGTCGCGAGCGGGCTCTGGCGGCGCTGGACGCGGTCGGGCTCAAGGCCAATGCCGACAGTTATCCGGACGAGTTGTCCGGCGGCATGAAGCAACGCGTGGGCTTAGCGCGTGCACTGGCGGTCAATCCAGGCATTCTGTTGATGGACGAGGCATTTTCGGCGCTCGACCCGTTGATTCGTACAGAGATGCAGGACGAGCTGCTGCGATTGCAGTCCGAGCAGGCGCGCACCGTGGTGTTCATCACCCACGACCTTGACGAGGCCATGCGGGTGGGTGATCGCATCGCCATCATGCAGGGCGGTCGGGTGATCCAGGTGGGCACGCCCGAGGAAATCGTGCGCTCACCGGCCAATGAGTATGTCCGCTCGTTCTTCCGCGATGTGGATGTCAGTCACGTGTTCAGCGCCGGCGACATCGCACGGCGCGATCAGGTCACGGTCATCGAACGGGTGGGCGTGAGCCTGCATGCCGCGTTGTCGCGGCTTGAAGAACACGACCGCTCGGCCGCCGTGGTCCACGACCGCGCGCGGCGCTATCAGGGCATGGTCAGCGCGGACTCCCTGGCGGCGGCCATGAAGCGTCTGAGCCCCGGCGAGGAGGGGCGTATCGAGGATGCGCTACTGGCCGAGGTCAGCCCGATCACCGCGGATACGGCACTGACCGATCTGATGGCACATGTCGCAGAAAGCCCCTGGCCGCTGCCCGTGGTGGACGCCGAGGGCCGCTATTGCGGGGCCATCTCACGCGCGACCCTGTTGCATACACTCAACCGCAGCGAACAGGTGCAGTCGTGA
- a CDS encoding glycine betaine ABC transporter substrate-binding protein has protein sequence MTHRIKRVFGIAAMAAGLVMGSMGSAQAADDTIEFGWTAWSDAEFVTKLAKTLIEEHTDYNVKLTMAAIGVQYQGVANGDLDGMLMAWLPKTHADYWKRFKDDVVDLGPLYEGAQLGWVVPDYIPEDQLSSIEDMKKAEVVDKLGGKVQGIDPGAGLMQASEKAMDAYGLDDDYRLVSASGAAMTAALARAEDNQDWIVVTGWTPHWMFGRWNLRFLKDPKGSLGGAEHIDAVVRQGFEADYPKVAEFLTNMHLPLDELQAAMYDAQQTSYDEAIKKFIESHPDEIKEWFGES, from the coding sequence ATGACACATCGAATCAAACGGGTATTCGGCATCGCGGCGATGGCCGCGGGTCTGGTGATGGGCAGCATGGGTTCGGCCCAGGCCGCCGACGACACGATCGAATTCGGCTGGACCGCCTGGTCGGACGCAGAGTTCGTCACCAAGCTCGCCAAGACCCTGATCGAAGAACACACCGACTACAACGTCAAGCTCACCATGGCTGCCATCGGCGTTCAGTACCAAGGGGTGGCCAACGGCGATCTGGACGGCATGCTCATGGCCTGGCTGCCCAAGACCCATGCCGATTACTGGAAGCGCTTCAAGGACGACGTGGTCGACCTCGGCCCGCTTTACGAGGGCGCGCAGCTGGGCTGGGTCGTGCCGGACTACATCCCCGAGGACCAGCTGTCCTCGATCGAGGACATGAAAAAGGCCGAGGTGGTCGACAAGCTGGGCGGCAAGGTCCAGGGCATCGACCCCGGCGCCGGGCTGATGCAGGCCTCGGAAAAGGCCATGGATGCCTACGGGCTCGACGACGATTACCGGCTGGTCTCGGCCAGCGGTGCGGCCATGACGGCCGCCCTGGCGCGGGCCGAAGACAACCAGGACTGGATCGTGGTGACCGGCTGGACGCCGCACTGGATGTTCGGGCGCTGGAACCTGCGTTTCCTGAAGGATCCGAAGGGCTCGCTGGGCGGCGCCGAGCATATCGACGCGGTCGTGCGTCAGGGCTTCGAGGCAGACTACCCCAAGGTCGCGGAGTTTCTGACCAACATGCATCTGCCGCTGGACGAGTTGCAGGCAGCAATGTACGACGCCCAGCAGACCAGCTACGACGAGGCGATCAAAAAGTTCATCGAATCGCATCCGGACGAAATCAAGGAATGGTTCGGCGAAAGCTGA
- a CDS encoding proline/glycine betaine ABC transporter permease: MIDLHIGEGFSAVVEYMKDHFGVFFDAVSATISFVADNLTEFFNWLPPTLVFGILAIVALWRVGWLFAGFVLVGLFVVQGMDLWSESMDTLGLVVAATLAALGIGLPIGVIMAKSNILQAVVRPVLDFMQTLPAFVYLIPAVIFFGTGRVPGTIATVIFSMPPAVRLVNLGIRQVPTENVEAGRAFGCNALQLLFKVELPLALPSIMAGINQTIMLALSMVVIASMIGAGGLGDPVLAGIQQLRLGTGFEGGLGVVILAIILDRLTQSFALPGRGRESALTRLKRWFTRDRTGERHS, translated from the coding sequence ATGATCGATCTGCATATCGGGGAAGGTTTCAGCGCGGTGGTCGAATACATGAAGGACCACTTCGGCGTGTTCTTCGACGCGGTGTCGGCCACCATCAGCTTCGTGGCCGACAACCTCACCGAGTTCTTCAACTGGCTGCCGCCGACGCTGGTCTTCGGCATTCTGGCGATCGTTGCGCTGTGGCGGGTCGGCTGGCTGTTCGCCGGTTTCGTGCTGGTCGGGCTGTTCGTGGTCCAGGGCATGGACTTGTGGTCGGAGTCGATGGACACGCTCGGGCTGGTGGTCGCCGCCACGCTCGCCGCACTGGGCATCGGGTTGCCGATCGGAGTGATCATGGCCAAGAGCAATATCCTCCAGGCGGTGGTCCGGCCCGTGCTCGATTTCATGCAGACACTGCCGGCGTTCGTCTATCTCATCCCGGCGGTCATCTTCTTCGGCACCGGCCGGGTGCCGGGTACGATCGCCACCGTGATCTTCTCCATGCCGCCCGCGGTGCGGCTGGTCAATCTGGGCATCCGCCAGGTGCCCACCGAAAACGTCGAAGCCGGTCGCGCGTTCGGCTGTAATGCGCTCCAGCTGTTGTTCAAGGTCGAGCTGCCTCTGGCCTTGCCGTCGATCATGGCCGGCATCAACCAGACCATCATGCTGGCATTGTCCATGGTCGTGATCGCCTCGATGATCGGCGCCGGCGGCCTGGGCGATCCGGTATTGGCGGGCATCCAGCAGCTGCGTCTGGGCACCGGCTTCGAAGGCGGGCTCGGGGTCGTGATCCTGGCGATCATTCTGGATCGGCTCACCCAGAGCTTTGCCCTGCCGGGGCGCGGACGCGAAAGCGCGCTGACCCGGCTCAAGCGATGGTTCACGCGCGACCGCACGGGTGAGCGACATTCCTGA
- a CDS encoding MFS transporter yields the protein MTTDTRNRAVFIGVALTFALNMMGTTLPTPLYPIYQQQMGFSELIVTVIFAAYAVGVIGALIVTGSWSDQLGRRPMLLAGLAFSAASAAVFLVADGLGMLLLGRVLSGISAGIFTGTATVAVVELAPAAWAGVATLVATAANMGGLGMGPLVAGVLSQYLPAPLTVCYALDLVLVALVAVVVWRAPETAELPSRARLGLQPLSVPPDVRAAFIPAAIAGFAGFAVLGLFTAVAPAVMGKILHLSNHALTGLVVFLLFLASTLGQLGQARLAERFRLPIGCVVLILGILCVALAIAQISLALLVIGALISGVGQGVAFRAGLGAIAAASPPTRRAEVASTFFVVAYVAISIPVVGIGLVAGWAGLAAAGIGFSLAVAVLAAIALVSLVVLRRRRR from the coding sequence ATGACCACAGACACGCGCAACCGAGCCGTATTCATCGGCGTGGCGCTGACCTTTGCCCTGAACATGATGGGCACGACCCTGCCCACACCGCTGTACCCGATCTATCAGCAGCAGATGGGTTTTTCCGAGCTGATCGTTACAGTCATCTTCGCGGCCTATGCCGTGGGCGTGATCGGAGCGCTGATCGTCACGGGCAGCTGGTCCGATCAGCTCGGCCGTCGGCCGATGCTGCTGGCCGGCCTGGCATTTTCGGCGGCCAGTGCCGCCGTCTTCCTGGTGGCCGATGGCCTGGGCATGTTGTTGCTCGGGCGTGTGCTGTCGGGTATCTCCGCTGGAATCTTCACCGGTACTGCAACGGTCGCCGTAGTCGAACTCGCGCCGGCCGCCTGGGCCGGCGTGGCCACGTTAGTGGCCACGGCCGCCAACATGGGCGGTCTGGGCATGGGGCCTCTGGTGGCCGGTGTGCTGTCGCAGTATCTGCCGGCGCCTCTGACGGTCTGCTATGCCCTCGACCTGGTGCTGGTGGCCTTGGTGGCCGTGGTCGTCTGGCGGGCGCCGGAGACGGCAGAGCTGCCGAGCCGGGCTCGGCTCGGCCTGCAACCGCTGAGCGTGCCGCCCGACGTGCGAGCGGCGTTCATACCGGCGGCCATCGCCGGATTTGCGGGCTTTGCCGTCCTGGGGCTGTTCACCGCGGTAGCGCCGGCCGTGATGGGCAAGATACTGCATCTGTCGAATCATGCCTTGACCGGCCTGGTGGTCTTCCTGCTCTTCCTGGCGTCCACGCTCGGCCAGCTCGGCCAAGCGCGCCTGGCGGAACGGTTTCGGCTGCCGATCGGCTGCGTGGTTCTGATCCTGGGCATCCTGTGTGTGGCGCTGGCGATTGCCCAGATCTCGCTCGCGCTGCTGGTGATCGGCGCGCTGATCTCCGGTGTTGGCCAGGGCGTTGCCTTTCGGGCCGGGTTGGGCGCGATCGCAGCCGCCAGCCCACCCACACGACGAGCCGAGGTGGCCTCGACATTCTTCGTGGTCGCCTATGTGGCGATTTCGATCCCGGTGGTCGGCATCGGGCTGGTGGCCGGCTGGGCCGGGCTGGCGGCCGCCGGCATCGGTTTTTCTCTGGCCGTGGCGGTGCTGGCCGCTATCGCGCTGGTGAGCCTGGTGGTGTTACGCCGACGCCGGCGTTGA